In the genome of Theropithecus gelada isolate Dixy chromosome 19, Tgel_1.0, whole genome shotgun sequence, the window CCCCAGTGGGAATGTCCGTATCTATGAAGTTTCACTTCTGACTGATGGTTCCCTCACAATGGCTGCTCCCAGAGTTCCAGTCTAGGGTGAGCTGTTAGGCTGAACAGAGATAGCACATGGCTTGGACTGCTAAGGCCTGTGTCTGGTGTGAAATTTCCAGTGGCGAGTAAGGTTCAGCCTCCAGGGAAAGGCTTTCCTGTAtctgctgcactcattaactacTGCTAGTTCCCCACCATACAGTAAGTTGGGGGCATTGGCCAAAGAATTTCCCCACATTTGCTACACTCTTAAAGCTTTTCTCCAGCGTGAACCCTCTGGTGCAGAACAAGTGTCTGTTTCCGGATGAACTCTCTCCCGCACTCACTACACACATAAGGCCTTTCCCCAGTGTGGACTTTCCAGTGCCTGATGAGGTTGGGTCTTTGagtgaaggctttcccacacttGCTGCACTCGTAAGGCTTTTCTCCAGAGTGAACTTTCTGGTGTTGAATGAGTTTAGAGATGCAGCTGAAAGCTTTACCACATCTGCTACACTCGTAATCACTGCTGTGAATTCTCCAGTGTACATTAAGGTGGGAGCTTTGGctaaaggccttcccacattcactgcactcataaggcctttctccagtgtgagttcgtTGGTGCAGAACAAGTGTGTGTTTCCGACTGAATTCTTTCCCACATTCGCTGCATACGTAAGGCCTGGCTCCTGTGTGAACTTCCTGGTGTCGAATGAGATTCGACTTACTGCTAAAGAATTTCCCACATTTGCCACACTGATAGAGTCTTTCACCTGTGTGAACTCGCCTGTGCTCAATCAGGCCAGAGATTTGTCTAAAGAATTTCCCACATTCGCTGCACTCATAtggcctttctccagtgtgaactgTCTGGTGTTTAAAGAGGTCGTAGCTTTGGCTGAAGAATTTCCCACATTCGCTACACTCATAAGGCCTTTCTCCAGTGTGGATTCTCTGATGCCGAGCAAGTGTGTCTTTGCGggtgaaggctttcccacattcaccACACTTGTGATACCTCTGTCCCATGAGAAAGCCATTCACAAGCTTGGTGCTCTTGTGGGGCTTCATCCTGCTGTGAGAGGCCTGACGCTGAAGAAGGCCAGATGTGGCTGAAAAGTCTCTCCCACTTTTCCCACATGTGAGGGTCTTCTCTGGCACATGGACTCTGCAGCTTTTCACGGAGTCTCTGCTCTCCTTCCTTGGGAAGAGTTTCCCTTCATTGGGCTGGTTCTGGTCAAAGTCTGTACTGAACCAGAATTGCTTTCCACATGCCCCGCACAAGTATGGTTTCTGCCTGGCTTTTCCCCCATGGTACTTAGCCGGGTGTAAGGTATCTTTCAATATTGGGCCACATATGTCACATGGGTGAGTCTGCAGCTCTGCCATGACAGTCCTGACCTGTGACACTCCTGCTACAGAAATGCTCCGCTCAGAAGATACCTCCTCATTCTCCACTCCATACCAACAACCTGAAGACACAGAAATGCTGATTAAATGCATGTTTACGGGTGGGAAGGGGCAACCCCATCATATATGTGCATTTGACACACGCAGGAGTAAGTTCATGAAACTGTTTTCAGGATGAGAAGCATGGTCAGAGTGAGGAAGGGATGGCTTTGAGGTAGTGAGCCTCTGGAGGTCATACCATGGGGGAGGGCCAATGAAGGGCCAGGATATAAGAATGGAACCAAacaggctggccatggtggctcacacctgtaatcccagcactttgagaggccgaggtgggcagatcacgaggtcaggagatcgagaccaacctggctaacacggtgaagctgcttctctactaaaaatacaaaaaaaaaaaaaaaaaaaaaaaattagccgggcatggtggcgggcgtctgtagtcccagctactcaggaggctgaggtcaggagaatggcgtgaactcaggaggaggagcttgcagtgagtggagatcaccccactgcactccaacctttgccacagagctagactccgtctcaaaaaaaaaagaatggaagcaaACAAATGGCTTCCAGTAGGGCCTTGACTGTTAGTGACTCGTGAATGCTATGAAAAATGTATCCAGTTCCAGGAAAATCCAACTACAAGTGAGCAGTTGGTGTTCAAAGACTATTTAAGAATATATGCACATCTTGTGAACATTAATAGCAGGTCAATATTGCCAAAAATGCAGACAGAATAGTGGGAAAACATGGGTGTGAGGTGAAGGCCAGTGGTGAGGATGGCAAGGGGCTAACAAACTAGAAATGATATGTCTTCATGTCAGCAACAGGGAAGGACAGATAGAAACGCTGTGTGGCCACTGGCCCTGGAAACAAACACTGACGTGAACAGTTAATGCTGACAGTTCTGAACCCAGCTTTGACATACATCATGCCCTTCCCCGATATCCACTCACCATGTCTAAGTCCGCTCTGGGCCTCTCTTTCTGTGGCTGAAGTCATATCCACCTGGTCATACACCCAGGGCTCTTCTGCTTGCTCTAGTTTAATGACTGCACATGATCTAGAAAGTGCAATTCCTAAGAGAAAGTCAGAACAGGTGAGCAGCCAGCACAGGTCCATGGCAACCCACCCTATGATGGACTACAGGTAAGAAAAGTAACCTGGGAGCAGTTGTGCAGGAATAGAGCTAAGGTCCCTGTAAGTGACTATGTAAGTGCCTATAACTCCTGACAGGGTCAGGCCCTAGAAAATGTCacctgggctgggcgcagtggctcacgcctgtaatccaacactttcaGAGGTCAAGTCaggggattacttgagctcaggagtttaagactagcctgggcaacatggcagattcccatctctacaaaaaaattagctggccgtggtggtgtgtgcctgtagtcccaactattcaggaggctgaggtgagaggatggcttgagcctgggagatagaggttgcaatgagctgagatcgtgccactgcactccagcctgggcaacagagccaaacgctgactcaaaaaaaaaaaaagaaaaagaaaatgtcacctGGAGAAAGGGGGCAGAACCTTGGGCACAGAGGCATCATAATTTTGGACAGAGTCACCAGTACAGAAAGTGAACAGACCTAGTGAGATCCACTGGGCAAACCACAAGTCTCATGACCCCAAACCCTTGGCTGCATGGCTTCAGGACTGCTCAGCAAGTAGGGAGGACACTCCATACAGCTTAGCCCTGGCACCCTGAGCACCTGCTCCAGAAAACTGGTGAAGGAAGCAGTGCTCATGATCCGACCATGGGAAGAACAGAGTGGTAAATGGAGAAAAGCATGAGGACCTTACCCAGTGAGGCTAAAAGTGCAaagttctccagcatcacatcaTGGTACAAAAGTCTCTGAGCATCATCAAGAAGCTCCCATTCTTCCCGAGAGAAGTATACAAACACATCCTCAAAGACCACACAGCCCTGCAACAAAAGCGACAGGAAGGGTCATAAAAAGTCTCTTGACCCATGATCCCCAGTCTGCCTACCCACAACATCCTGCTAACTGACCTCCCAGGTTCCCAAGTCAGAGATACCAAGTGCTGGTACCACTGGTTCTCACTCTCTCCTGATTACCCCAGAAATCACTGTGTCAGCCCACCGCAACAACAGGCAGGCTGACAGATAAATGCCATGTACACTCTGAGCCAGCCAACTCCCCTGGGGTACCCAAGAGCACAAATCCCAGGTATGAACCTAGGCTCATTTTTCTCAGTTAAGCCCCAAGTCACAGGACCATCAGCTCAC includes:
- the ZNF671 gene encoding zinc finger protein 671 translates to MLSPASPDASEALRGWKYLRPRSRRLPLPAADRAHGPVAELTDSARGCVVFEDVFVYFSREEWELLDDAQRLLYHDVMLENFALLASLGIALSRSCAVIKLEQAEEPWVYDQVDMTSATEREAQSGLRHGCWYGVENEEVSSERSISVAGVSQVRTVMAELQTHPCDICGPILKDTLHPAKYHGGKARQKPYLCGACGKQFWFSTDFDQNQPNEGKLFPRKESRDSVKSCRVHVPEKTLTCGKSGRDFSATSGLLQRQASHSRMKPHKSTKLVNGFLMGQRYHKCGECGKAFTRKDTLARHQRIHTGERPYECSECGKFFSQSYDLFKHQTVHTGERPYECSECGKFFRQISGLIEHRRVHTGERLYQCGKCGKFFSSKSNLIRHQEVHTGARPYVCSECGKEFSRKHTLVLHQRTHTGERPYECSECGKAFSQSSHLNVHWRIHSSDYECSRCGKAFSCISKLIQHQKVHSGEKPYECSKCGKAFTQRPNLIRHWKVHTGERPYVCSECGREFIRKQTLVLHQRVHAGEKL